One genomic segment of Ignavibacteriota bacterium includes these proteins:
- a CDS encoding ParA family protein, whose translation MGKVISVILPKGGVGKTTSAVNLAIKFANRNFKTLLIDLDPTASCSLSLGFNEENVFGDVFDVFSYSKTIDKVIHPTEVENLFCIPQMKLNSIEEGRQNRLMANNFLLRNIINSIRSNFEFIIFDCPPYLFGTTSLALIASDSVIVPIRTDEYSLDAIKTLAKRVEYVKTLYNNNLTIDGIFLTVYERNIKAAFKVKAELYKKYPSLMMNVSIPKDVNMMNATFSKKPLCLILPKSRASLAYKELAAELITKYNLMF comes from the coding sequence TTGGGAAAAGTGATTTCTGTTATTCTTCCGAAAGGCGGAGTTGGTAAAACAACTTCTGCGGTAAATCTCGCCATAAAATTTGCCAATCGAAATTTTAAAACATTACTTATTGATTTGGATCCAACCGCTTCTTGTTCACTTTCACTGGGATTTAATGAGGAAAATGTTTTTGGAGATGTTTTCGATGTTTTTAGCTATTCCAAAACAATAGATAAAGTTATTCATCCAACTGAAGTTGAAAATTTATTTTGCATTCCGCAAATGAAATTAAATTCAATTGAAGAAGGAAGACAAAACAGATTGATGGCAAATAATTTTTTGCTTAGAAATATTATCAATAGTATAAGATCAAATTTTGAATTTATAATTTTTGATTGCCCGCCATATTTATTTGGAACCACCTCACTTGCATTAATTGCTTCAGATTCCGTAATAGTTCCAATTAGAACAGATGAATATTCTTTAGATGCTATTAAAACTTTGGCGAAAAGAGTTGAATATGTTAAAACTTTATACAACAACAATTTAACAATTGATGGAATATTTCTAACAGTTTATGAAAGAAATATCAAAGCAGCATTTAAAGTAAAAGCAGAATTGTATAAAAAATATCCAAGTTTAATGATGAATGTGTCAATTCCGAAAGATGTAAATATGATGAATGCGACTTTTAGTAAAAAACCGTTATGTTTAATTCTTCCCAAATCGAGAGCATCTTTAGCGTATAAAGAATTAGCAGCTGAATTGATTACAAAATATAATTTGATGTTTTAA
- the uvrB gene encoding excinuclease ABC subunit UvrB, which yields MNKFELVSSYKPSGDQPEAIKQLTEGIISGEKHQVLLGVTGSGKTYTISNVIANINKPTLIISHNKTLAAQLYSEFKSFFPNNAVEFFISYYDYYQPEAYVVKRDLYIEKDFSVNEEIDRLRLKATTSLIEGRNDVIIIASVSCIYGIGAPDQYAQQIIFLKKGEIIERKKLLRSLIDIYYVRNDIEFTRGTFRARGDVVEIIPAYQYEEAIRIEFWDDEIEKISLIDAITGDFIKEVDSIPVYPAKYFVTTKSQVTNAIKTIDEELKERLKYYWAEEKYLEAQRIEQRTRYDIEMMREIGYCAGVENYSRHMDARPPGSRPSCLFDYFPKDYLLIIDESHVTVSQIRGMYLGDKSRKETLVEFGFRLPSALDNRPLKFEEFENLTNQIIYVSATPGDYEMTKTGGAFIEQIIRPTGLLDPEIEVRPIKGQIDDLIGEIRNRSIMGERVLVTTLTKKMAEDLTDYLDKINIKVRYIHSDIDALERVEIIRDLRIGDFDVLVGVNLLREGLDLPEVSLVAIIDADKEGFLRSERSLMQTAGRTARNVNGRVIMYADVITNSMAKTIKETNRRRKLQLEYNKENNITPKTIYKSREDILNSTSIAELRKKEPGKEAAFAKVAEPVLKYMTNDQKKDLIEQLEEEMLNAAKDLEFEKAAGLRDEIEKLRKMIK from the coding sequence ATGAATAAGTTTGAATTAGTATCTTCATATAAACCTTCCGGAGATCAGCCCGAAGCAATTAAACAACTTACGGAAGGAATTATTTCCGGTGAAAAACATCAAGTTTTGCTTGGCGTTACCGGAAGCGGAAAAACGTATACAATCTCAAATGTTATTGCAAATATTAATAAACCAACATTAATAATTTCGCATAATAAAACTTTAGCCGCACAATTGTATTCTGAGTTTAAATCTTTTTTCCCAAATAATGCCGTTGAATTTTTCATCAGTTACTATGATTATTATCAGCCGGAAGCTTATGTTGTAAAACGCGATTTATATATTGAAAAAGATTTTTCCGTAAACGAAGAAATTGATCGACTCAGATTAAAAGCCACAACTTCATTAATTGAAGGAAGAAATGATGTAATAATTATTGCAAGCGTAAGTTGTATTTATGGTATCGGAGCGCCGGATCAATATGCTCAGCAAATTATATTTTTGAAAAAAGGTGAAATTATTGAGCGAAAAAAACTTCTGCGTTCTTTAATAGATATTTATTATGTAAGAAATGATATAGAATTTACACGCGGAACTTTTCGAGCAAGAGGTGATGTTGTAGAAATAATTCCAGCATATCAATATGAAGAAGCAATTCGCATTGAATTTTGGGATGACGAAATAGAAAAAATTTCTTTAATTGATGCAATAACCGGAGATTTTATAAAAGAAGTCGATTCAATTCCGGTTTATCCCGCAAAATATTTTGTAACAACAAAAAGTCAAGTTACCAACGCAATTAAAACAATTGATGAAGAATTAAAAGAAAGATTAAAGTATTATTGGGCAGAAGAAAAATATCTTGAAGCTCAAAGAATTGAGCAAAGAACTCGTTATGATATTGAAATGATGAGGGAAATTGGATATTGTGCCGGAGTGGAAAATTATTCCAGACATATGGATGCAAGACCTCCGGGTTCACGTCCTTCTTGTTTATTTGATTATTTTCCGAAAGATTATCTTCTAATAATTGATGAATCTCACGTAACGGTTTCGCAAATTAGAGGAATGTATTTGGGGGATAAATCCAGAAAAGAAACTTTAGTTGAATTTGGTTTTCGTTTACCATCTGCACTTGATAATAGACCACTGAAGTTTGAAGAATTTGAGAATTTAACTAACCAAATTATTTACGTAAGCGCAACTCCAGGTGATTATGAAATGACAAAAACCGGCGGTGCGTTTATTGAGCAAATTATTCGTCCAACCGGACTTTTAGACCCGGAAATTGAAGTTAGACCAATTAAAGGTCAAATCGATGATCTAATCGGTGAAATTCGAAATCGCTCAATAATGGGTGAACGTGTGTTAGTTACGACTTTAACAAAAAAAATGGCTGAGGATTTAACAGATTATTTAGATAAAATAAATATAAAAGTTCGATATATCCACAGCGATATAGATGCATTGGAAAGAGTGGAAATAATTCGTGATTTAAGAATTGGCGATTTTGATGTTTTGGTCGGAGTAAATTTATTAAGAGAAGGCTTGGATTTACCAGAAGTTTCACTTGTTGCAATTATTGATGCAGATAAGGAAGGATTTTTGAGAAGTGAACGCTCGTTAATGCAAACTGCCGGAAGAACTGCAAGAAATGTGAACGGAAGAGTAATTATGTATGCCGATGTTATTACAAATTCAATGGCAAAAACAATAAAAGAAACTAACCGAAGAAGAAAACTTCAACTTGAATATAATAAGGAAAATAATATTACTCCTAAAACAATATATAAAAGCAGAGAAGACATTTTAAATTCAACTTCAATTGCAGAATTAAGAAAAAAAGAACCGGGAAAAGAAGCAGCGTTTGCAAAAGTTGCGGAACCGGTTTTAAAATATATGACAAATGATCAGAAAAAAGATTTAATTGAACAACTTGAAGAAGAAATGTTAAACGCAGCTAAAGATTTGGAATTTGAAAAAGCCGCAGGATTACGTGATGAAATTGAAAAACTTAGAAAAATGATTAAATAA
- a CDS encoding DUF2807 domain-containing protein: MKIKILLALILIAISLAGCFSSSVKGSGNSVTEERTLDYVSRIEVDGNFNIEITSGEISNLKIEAEDNIIPLIETKVDDEKLTIKMKEKITNLREVRIKISTHDLVELESEGKSNIKVKGLNTDDFELSSDGEGEITIEGKVDYLNVTMDGEGKLLAKDLLSKNATINLYGDGKAEVNARKLLKAKVKGSGSVDYYGDPEEISIDTSKGGAVNKK, translated from the coding sequence ATGAAAATTAAAATACTTTTGGCCTTAATACTTATTGCTATTAGTTTAGCCGGCTGTTTTTCATCAAGCGTTAAGGGAAGTGGAAATTCTGTTACAGAAGAAAGAACTTTAGATTACGTTAGCAGAATTGAAGTTGACGGAAATTTTAATATCGAAATTACAAGTGGTGAAATTTCCAATCTAAAAATTGAGGCGGAAGATAATATTATTCCGCTTATTGAAACGAAAGTCGATGATGAAAAATTGACAATCAAAATGAAAGAAAAAATTACAAATCTTAGAGAAGTAAGAATTAAAATTTCAACTCACGATTTAGTTGAATTGGAATCCGAAGGAAAAAGTAATATAAAAGTTAAAGGTTTGAATACCGACGATTTTGAACTTTCTAGCGATGGCGAAGGTGAAATTACAATTGAAGGAAAAGTTGATTACTTAAATGTTACAATGGATGGAGAAGGAAAACTTTTAGCAAAAGATTTGCTTTCCAAAAATGCAACAATTAATCTTTATGGCGATGGAAAAGCTGAAGTGAATGCCAGAAAATTATTGAAAGCTAAAGTTAAAGGTTCCGGTTCGGTTGATTATTACGGTGATCCGGAAGAAATATCAATTGATACTTCAAAAGGCGGTGCAGTAAATAAAAAGTAA
- a CDS encoding esterase family protein, translating to MKREIHKWYSPSLFKEMEIAVYGNYGTPLLMFPTAGADFLEYERFQLIDSISWFINEGKFKVFSINSINNESWLNNSIYPPHKSLRHGQYNQYIIEEVVPFIYNNCNGKVPIITTGASLGAYHAANTFFRIPAVFKGTIAMSGVYDLKYYAKGYYDDHVYFNSPIDFLPNSYDENYLNQMRNNMGVVIASGQGDFEDPNSSIKLSNILNSKNIPHWLDLWGFDVKHDWPTWRNMLPYFLSKF from the coding sequence ATGAAAAGAGAAATTCACAAGTGGTATAGCCCAAGTTTATTTAAGGAAATGGAAATTGCTGTTTATGGAAATTATGGAACTCCGTTATTAATGTTTCCAACAGCCGGCGCAGATTTTTTGGAATATGAAAGATTTCAATTAATTGATTCAATTTCTTGGTTCATAAATGAAGGAAAGTTTAAAGTTTTTTCAATAAATAGTATAAATAATGAATCTTGGCTGAATAATTCAATTTATCCGCCGCATAAATCATTGCGTCACGGGCAATATAATCAATATATAATTGAAGAAGTTGTTCCGTTTATTTATAATAATTGTAACGGAAAAGTTCCTATTATTACTACCGGAGCTTCGCTTGGAGCTTATCATGCAGCAAATACTTTTTTCCGAATTCCCGCAGTATTTAAAGGAACAATTGCAATGAGCGGAGTTTATGATTTAAAGTATTATGCCAAAGGTTATTATGATGATCATGTTTATTTTAATTCGCCGATAGATTTTTTACCAAATTCGTATGATGAAAATTATCTCAACCAAATGAGAAATAATATGGGAGTTGTAATTGCTTCTGGTCAGGGTGATTTTGAAGATCCAAATTCTTCTATAAAATTATCAAACATTTTAAATTCAAAAAATATTCCGCATTGGCTTGATCTTTGGGGATTTGATGTAAAACATGATTGGCCCACTTGGAGAAATATGCTTCCGTATTTTTTAAGTAAATTTTAA
- a CDS encoding ATP phosphoribosyltransferase — MAENLKLAVQKKGRLHEKSMQLLKSCGIDIENFQDRLFVTASNFNLDILFLRDDDIPEYVQDNVAHIGIVGENVLLEKGLNVELVKKLGFGKCSLSLGIPEKEELKSINDLENKTIATSYPNILNNFLDENKISAKVIQISGSVEIAPTLGIADFICDLVSTGNTLKLNKLKKSFKVLDSQAVLIKSKKLENDFELNDIFNKLLVRIESSLNARNSKYIMMNVPKDSLERIIKIIPSLKSPTILPLSDEGLYAVHAVIKEDKFWEITEDLKQAGASGILSLPIENIIL, encoded by the coding sequence ATGGCAGAAAATTTAAAGTTAGCAGTTCAGAAAAAAGGCAGATTGCATGAAAAATCAATGCAACTTTTGAAAAGTTGCGGAATTGATATAGAAAATTTTCAAGATAGATTATTTGTAACTGCATCAAATTTTAATTTGGATATTCTTTTCTTGCGAGATGATGATATTCCGGAATATGTTCAAGATAACGTTGCGCATATTGGAATTGTTGGAGAAAATGTTTTACTTGAAAAAGGATTAAATGTTGAACTCGTGAAAAAATTGGGTTTTGGAAAATGCTCATTATCGTTGGGAATTCCGGAAAAGGAAGAATTAAAAAGTATAAATGATTTGGAAAATAAAACTATCGCAACTTCATATCCAAATATTTTAAATAACTTTTTAGATGAAAATAAAATTTCGGCAAAAGTAATTCAGATTAGCGGTTCTGTAGAAATTGCTCCAACTCTTGGAATTGCTGATTTTATTTGCGATTTGGTTTCTACCGGAAATACTTTGAAATTGAATAAACTAAAAAAATCATTCAAAGTTTTAGATTCTCAAGCAGTTTTAATAAAAAGTAAAAAGTTAGAAAATGATTTTGAACTAAATGATATTTTTAACAAACTGTTGGTACGAATAGAATCTTCACTAAATGCAAGAAATTCAAAATACATAATGATGAACGTACCAAAAGATTCTTTAGAACGGATTATAAAAATAATTCCTTCGTTAAAAAGCCCAACAATTTTACCGCTTTCTGATGAAGGACTTTACGCAGTTCATGCAGTAATTAAGGAAGATAAATTTTGGGAAATTACCGAAGATTTAAAACAAGCCGGTGCTTCTGGAATTTTATCATTACCAATTGAGAATATAATTTTGTAA
- the hisD gene encoding histidinol dehydrogenase has product MKTIIFNKLTQNQKTKLLQRPSIDMSKTYQIVQPILDDIKKNGVKSVLSYAKKFDGFSGKNIKVTESEFIQNEKLVSNEFKKAVKIAVKNITKFHKFQFPKKYSIETMKGINCSREFRAIENVGLYIPGGTAILPSTLMMLAIPAKIAGCKRIVVCSPTNKNITAEVLYVAKFLGINEFYKVGGAQSIGLMAYGTNQIKKVDKIFGPGNQFVAAAKALVSIDPNGCAIDMIAGPSEVLVIADESANPKFIASDLLSQAEHGNDSQVILCTTSKNFGKKVIDEINIQTEKLERKEFVKKSLENSFVIIFENLSEAIEFSNLYAPEHLILNFKNAKTKLSKIKNAGSVFVGQYSPESVGDYASGTNHSLPTYGYAKSIGGVSVEQFMKGITFQELSKDGLKNISQTVIELANAEKLQAHANAVKIRLEQ; this is encoded by the coding sequence ATGAAAACAATAATATTTAATAAACTAACTCAAAATCAAAAAACAAAACTTTTGCAACGTCCATCAATTGATATGTCAAAAACGTATCAAATTGTTCAGCCAATTTTGGATGATATAAAAAAGAACGGAGTTAAAAGTGTTTTAAGTTATGCAAAAAAGTTTGATGGGTTTTCCGGAAAAAATATAAAAGTTACCGAAAGTGAATTTATCCAAAATGAAAAGTTAGTTTCAAATGAATTTAAAAAAGCAGTAAAAATTGCGGTAAAAAATATTACTAAATTTCACAAATTTCAATTTCCTAAAAAATATTCTATCGAAACTATGAAAGGAATAAATTGCTCACGAGAATTTAGAGCGATTGAAAATGTTGGACTATACATTCCCGGCGGAACCGCAATACTTCCATCAACATTGATGATGCTGGCAATTCCAGCAAAAATTGCCGGATGTAAAAGAATAGTAGTTTGTTCTCCGACAAATAAAAATATTACCGCTGAAGTTTTGTATGTTGCAAAATTTTTAGGAATAAATGAATTCTACAAAGTTGGCGGAGCTCAATCAATTGGATTAATGGCTTATGGTACAAATCAAATTAAGAAAGTTGATAAAATATTTGGTCCCGGAAATCAGTTTGTTGCAGCGGCTAAAGCGCTTGTCAGTATTGATCCAAACGGATGTGCAATTGATATGATTGCTGGTCCAAGTGAAGTTTTAGTTATTGCTGATGAATCTGCAAATCCCAAATTTATCGCATCGGATTTACTTTCCCAAGCAGAGCATGGAAATGATTCTCAAGTAATTCTTTGCACAACAAGTAAAAATTTTGGCAAAAAAGTTATTGATGAAATAAATATTCAAACTGAAAAACTTGAGCGAAAAGAATTTGTAAAAAAATCATTAGAAAATTCATTTGTAATTATTTTTGAAAATTTAAGCGAAGCAATTGAATTTAGTAATTTATATGCACCGGAACATCTAATTCTAAATTTTAAAAATGCAAAAACAAAATTATCAAAAATTAAAAACGCTGGTTCTGTATTTGTCGGACAGTATTCACCGGAAAGTGTTGGAGATTATGCATCCGGAACAAATCATTCACTTCCAACATATGGATATGCAAAATCAATTGGCGGAGTTTCTGTTGAACAATTTATGAAGGGAATTACATTTCAAGAATTGAGCAAAGACGGATTAAAAAATATTTCACAAACAGTAATTGAATTAGCTAATGCAGAAAAATTGCAAGCTCACGCAAATGCAGTAAAAATAAGGCTGGAACAATGA
- the hisC gene encoding histidinol-phosphate transaminase has product MIEKLVRKNILNLKPYTSARDSFQEGILLDANENSLGSVIEDEHNLQLNRYPDPAQNKLREKLSKYLNVSAKNLFFGVGSDEIIDLLIRIFCKPKKDSVLIPEPTYGMYKVACDVNDVETISIPLDKKFQVEVKTTLGAIQKNTKIIFLCSPNNPTANLLSKNNVLEIVNKFNGIVVIDEAYIDFNENQSFIDEFKKNKNLVIIRTFSKAWGLAGIRCGYSVADEFITNLLFKIKAPYNLNKLTANAILDALSNVKQKNYFVKKLNSEKEKLVIELKKIKQVQKVYPSDANFILFKIKNATDVYNKLAAKGVIIRNRSNQFNLENCLRISIGTPKENKIFLAKLKEIL; this is encoded by the coding sequence ATGATTGAAAAATTGGTAAGAAAAAATATTTTAAATTTAAAACCATATACTTCTGCGAGAGATTCTTTTCAAGAAGGAATTTTACTTGATGCAAATGAAAACAGTTTAGGAAGTGTAATTGAAGATGAACACAATTTGCAATTGAATAGATATCCCGATCCGGCACAAAATAAATTACGGGAAAAACTTTCTAAATATCTAAATGTTTCTGCAAAGAATTTATTTTTCGGCGTTGGCTCTGATGAAATAATAGATTTGCTAATAAGAATATTTTGCAAACCGAAAAAGGATTCGGTTTTAATTCCGGAGCCGACTTACGGAATGTACAAAGTTGCATGTGATGTTAATGATGTTGAAACTATTTCAATTCCTCTTGATAAAAAATTTCAAGTTGAAGTAAAAACAACTTTAGGTGCCATTCAAAAAAATACAAAAATAATTTTTCTATGTTCACCAAATAATCCAACTGCAAATTTACTTTCAAAAAATAATGTTTTAGAAATTGTAAATAAATTTAATGGAATTGTTGTAATTGATGAAGCCTACATTGACTTTAATGAAAATCAATCATTCATAGACGAGTTTAAAAAAAATAAAAATTTAGTAATTATAAGAACATTTTCAAAAGCATGGGGTTTGGCTGGAATACGTTGTGGATATTCAGTTGCTGATGAATTTATTACAAACTTATTATTTAAAATTAAAGCGCCATATAATCTGAATAAATTAACCGCAAATGCAATTTTGGATGCTTTATCAAACGTAAAACAGAAAAACTATTTTGTAAAAAAGTTAAATTCAGAAAAAGAAAAATTAGTTATTGAATTAAAGAAAATTAAACAAGTTCAAAAAGTTTATCCAAGTGATGCAAATTTTATATTATTCAAAATTAAAAACGCAACTGATGTTTATAATAAATTAGCTGCTAAAGGTGTGATAATTAGAAACAGAAGCAATCAATTTAACTTAGAAAATTGTTTGCGTATTTCAATTGGTACGCCAAAAGAAAACAAAATATTTTTAGCAAAACTAAAAGAAATATTATGA
- the hisB gene encoding imidazoleglycerol-phosphate dehydratase HisB, which yields MRKKIIIQRKAEAIRETKETKINISVNIDGTGESKINTGIGFFDHMLEQIAKHGNIDLDIHVDGDLHVDEHHTVEDVGITLGEVLLKALRDKKGIQRYGYYVPMDESIALCVIDLGGRFYLKFKANFERELVGEFPTELVEEFFRGLASGLKANIYIKVKGKNDHHKIEAMFKSFAKALNEACRLDERNNGRIPSTKGII from the coding sequence ATGAGAAAGAAAATTATAATTCAACGAAAGGCAGAAGCAATTCGTGAAACAAAAGAAACAAAAATAAATATCTCTGTAAATATTGATGGAACCGGTGAATCAAAGATCAATACCGGAATTGGATTCTTTGATCACATGCTTGAACAAATTGCAAAGCATGGAAATATTGATTTGGATATTCATGTCGATGGAGATTTACATGTTGATGAACACCACACAGTTGAAGATGTTGGAATTACTTTAGGTGAAGTTTTACTAAAAGCACTTAGAGATAAAAAAGGAATTCAACGTTATGGGTATTATGTGCCGATGGATGAATCAATTGCACTTTGTGTAATAGATTTGGGAGGACGTTTTTATCTAAAATTTAAAGCAAACTTCGAAAGAGAATTAGTTGGAGAGTTTCCTACAGAATTAGTTGAAGAATTTTTTAGAGGTTTGGCAAGCGGATTAAAAGCAAATATTTACATAAAAGTAAAAGGTAAAAATGATCATCATAAAATAGAGGCAATGTTTAAATCTTTTGCGAAAGCCTTAAATGAGGCTTGCAGATTAGACGAACGTAATAATGGAAGAATTCCATCCACAAAAGGAATTATATGA
- the hisH gene encoding imidazole glycerol phosphate synthase subunit HisH: protein MIALIDYGAGNLKSVANALDDLNAEYIITDNSEEINSAEKIIFPGVGEATSAMIKLKEKNIVESIKSTQKPLLGICLGMQLLATFSEERNTKCLDVIKVVVKQFDSSKVKVPHMGWNKVEYKNQNKLFTKIENGATFYFANSYYVPITEYTIASTEYDIVFSSSINKNNFYGVQFHPEKSGEIGLQLLKNFIELC from the coding sequence ATGATTGCATTAATTGATTACGGTGCTGGGAATTTAAAATCAGTTGCGAATGCTTTAGATGATCTCAATGCAGAATATATAATCACAGATAATAGTGAAGAAATAAATTCAGCTGAAAAAATTATTTTCCCTGGAGTTGGTGAAGCAACTTCAGCAATGATTAAACTAAAAGAGAAAAATATAGTTGAATCAATAAAATCAACTCAGAAACCGCTTTTGGGAATTTGTCTTGGAATGCAATTGCTAGCAACTTTTTCTGAAGAAAGAAATACAAAATGTTTAGATGTTATAAAAGTTGTAGTCAAACAATTTGATTCATCAAAAGTTAAAGTTCCTCATATGGGATGGAATAAAGTTGAATATAAAAATCAAAATAAACTTTTTACAAAAATTGAAAACGGTGCAACATTTTATTTTGCTAATTCATATTACGTTCCAATTACAGAATATACTATTGCATCAACTGAATATGATATTGTTTTTAGTTCTTCAATTAATAAAAATAATTTTTACGGAGTTCAATTTCATCCCGAAAAATCGGGTGAAATTGGGCTACAATTATTAAAAAACTTTATTGAATTATGTTAA
- the hisA gene encoding 1-(5-phosphoribosyl)-5-[(5-phosphoribosylamino)methylideneamino]imidazole-4-carboxamide isomerase: MLKIPAIDIIDGKVVRLSKGEYNSIVSYSKTPLEQAKIYDVLGFEWLHMVDLSGSKDGKINTQKIIEEIKNKTNLKIEFGGGIRTKKDVVELNKFGVDGIIIGSLSIIDKKEFESIFTEVIPDKIIIASDVLDYQIRIKGWTENSNVNLFDHIEYCNKLGIDNYLCTDIAVDGMLTGPNYNLYKSILAKYPKIKLTASGGVSSIHDIIKLAELPIRGVVIGKAIYENKINLEELAKLAV, encoded by the coding sequence ATGTTAAAAATTCCGGCAATAGATATAATAGATGGAAAAGTTGTTCGGCTTTCAAAAGGAGAATACAATTCGATTGTAAGCTATAGTAAAACTCCGCTTGAGCAAGCTAAAATATATGATGTGCTTGGTTTTGAGTGGCTTCATATGGTTGATCTTTCCGGATCAAAAGATGGAAAAATAAATACTCAAAAAATAATTGAAGAAATTAAAAATAAAACAAATCTAAAAATTGAGTTTGGTGGTGGAATAAGAACAAAGAAAGATGTTGTTGAATTAAACAAATTTGGGGTTGATGGAATAATTATTGGCTCTCTTTCCATTATTGATAAAAAAGAGTTTGAGTCAATATTTACTGAAGTGATTCCAGATAAAATTATTATTGCTTCTGATGTTTTAGATTATCAAATTAGAATTAAAGGATGGACAGAAAACTCAAATGTTAATCTTTTTGACCACATTGAATATTGCAACAAATTGGGAATTGATAACTATTTATGCACCGATATTGCCGTTGATGGAATGTTAACCGGACCAAATTACAATTTATATAAATCAATTCTTGCGAAGTATCCAAAGATAAAATTAACAGCTTCCGGTGGAGTGAGCAGTATTCATGATATAATAAAATTAGCTGAATTACCAATTAGGGGAGTTGTAATTGGTAAAGCTATTTATGAAAATAAAATAAATTTAGAGGAGTTGGCAAAACTTGCTGTGTAA